The Aythya fuligula isolate bAytFul2 chromosome 2, bAytFul2.pri, whole genome shotgun sequence genome contains a region encoding:
- the DAZL gene encoding deleted in azoospermia-like codes for MAAAVERPVLSLLGRAAGMPSAASASAEAQCASVSEDNTNLSTTCQGYVLPEGKIMPNTVFVGGIDIRMNEAEIRSYFERYGTVKEVKIITDRTGVSKGYGFVSFLDNVDVQKIVESQINFHGKKLKLGPAIRKQQNLCSYVQPRPLVFNPPAPQFHSVWGNQSTETYVQPPAVVSPLTQYVQTYPYSSPALLIQQQVPVGYQPAYNYQVQPQWVPGEQRNYIMPPVYTSVNYHYSEDPEFVQTECVVPEPTQSSSNSPQKKSVDRSIQTVVSCLFNPENRLRNTFVSQEDYFKERRAHHFRKGRAVLKSV; via the exons atggcggcggcggtggAGCGCCCGGTCCTGTCCCTGCTGGGCCGAGCCGCGGGGATGCCCTCAGCCGCG tctgcaaGTGCAGAAGCGCAGTGTGCAAGTGTCTCAGAGGACAATACCAATTTGTCAACAACCTGTCAAGGATATGTTTtaccagaaggaaaaatcatGCCAAATACAGTCTTTGTTGGTGGAATCGATATAAGG atGAATGAAGCAGAAATTCGGAGTTACTTTGAACGATACGGTACTGTGAAAGAGGTGAAAATAATCACTGACAGGACTGGTGTTTCTAAAGG GTATGGATTTGTGTCATTCCTGGACAATGTGGATGTTCAGAAAATAGTAGAA tcaCAAATCAACTTCCATGGCAAAAAGCTCAAACTGGGACCAGCaattagaaaacaacaaaatttgt GTTCCTATGTGCAACCGAGACCATTAGTTTTCAATCCTCCTGCACCACAGTTCCATAGTGTATGGGGTAACCAAAGTACAGAGACCTACGTGCAGCCTCCAGCTGTGGTGAGCCCCCTAACTCAGTATGTACAG ACATATCCATACAGTTCCCCAGCTTTATTGATACAGCAGCAAGTTCCTGTAGGATATCAGCCAGCTTACAACTATCAG GTTCAACCACAATGGGTTCCTGGGGAGCAAAGAAATTATATTATGCCTCCG gTTTATACTTCAGTCAATTATCACTACAGTGAGGATCCAGAATTTGTACAGACAGAATGTGTTGTTCCAGAGCCCACACAGTCGTCTAGTAACAGTCCCCAAAAG AAGTCTGTGGACAGGAGCATACAGACAGTAGTGTCCTGTCTGTTTAATCCTGAGAATCGTCTGAGGAACACCTTTGTATCACAAGAAGACTACTTTAAG GAGAGACGGGCGCATCacttcagaaaaggaagagcagTACTCAAAAGTGTTTGA